In Sorghum bicolor cultivar BTx623 chromosome 10, Sorghum_bicolor_NCBIv3, whole genome shotgun sequence, one genomic interval encodes:
- the LOC110431173 gene encoding uncharacterized protein LOC110431173: MRSQTLRLLLADCTQCSAAGAVRNTKKNKVLADRQKKGLSCKSSRMAASSFLILAGLFISCRWAPVALQPWTLPNHSLKFQLGRAQRSAWVGLSLRRDIAGRRFTVCPPHRTPPPPPPPPRRRLARPSDRAHGRPPSPPTAAAADERVRRRNRDEPALQDPAALSLREVDVAKRPSKKPCHAASKTYTSSIVSSPNIWADLLECLLHQIMALLSSSSDILASFPSTLSFSHLSACIHTSIILIVVTAASSTVFSTTARGSSLILERDPPPVAVCHPTTI; the protein is encoded by the exons ATGCGCTCCCAGACGCTGCGGCTCCTGCTCGCTGACTGCACTCAGTGCTCGGCTGCTGGCGCGGTTCGCAACACGAAAAAAAACAAAGTTTTAGCAGACAGGCAGAAGAAAG GACTCTCCTGCAAGTCATCAAGGATGGCCGCCTCCTCCTTCCTAATCCTAGCTGGGCTTTTCATTTCATGCAGATGGGCTCCAGTAGCCCTACAGCCATGGACCCTACCCAACCACAGCCTAAAGTTTCAACTGGGCCGAGCCCAACGATCGGCTTGGGTGGGTCTCTCTCTTCGACGAGATATCGCCGGCCGCCGCTTCACGGTGTGCCCCCCGCAccgcacccccccccccccccccccccctcctcgCCGCCGACTCGCGCGACCAAGCGACAGAGCCCATGGCCGGCCGCCGTCACCGcccaccgccgccgcagccgacgAGCGCGTCCGGCGTCGGAACCGTGACGAACCCGCACTGCAGGATCCCGCCGCTCTCAGTCTCAG GGAAGTTGATGTTGCAAAAAGGCCATCTAAGAAGCCCTGCCATGCTGCGAGCAAGACCTATACATCCTCTATCGTGTCTAGCCCAAATATTTGGGCAGATCTCCTGGAATGTCTGCTTCACCAAATTATGGCTCTACTTAGCTCATCAAGTGACATCCTTGCCTCCTTCCCATCTACATTGAGCTTCAGCCACCTCTCTGCTTGCATTCACACATCCATTATCCTCATCGTGGTCACAGCCGCATCAAGTACAGTCTTCTCCACAACTGCACGTGGCAGCTCACTGATCCTAGAAAGGGATCCTCCTCCTGTCGCTGTGTGCCACCCCACAACCATCTAA